The DNA window GCCCGGCAAAGCCGAGTTCTTCCGTCGTTGTCGCCTTCACGTTGATTCTGTCTGGTTCTGATTCAAGCGCCAATGCGATATTTTCCACCATCCGACGGATATGGGGGCTTAGCTTCGGTTTCTGGCAGATGATGGATGCGTCGAGATTGCCGAGGCTGTAACCTTTGCTCTTAAGAAGCATTTTTACTTCTTCCAGCAACTTGATGCTGGAAATGCCCTTGTATTTAGGATCGTTGTCGGGAAAGTGCCTGCCCAGGTCTCCTTCGCCGGCAGCACCAAGCAGCGCGTCGCATATGGCATGGAGGAGAACATCGGCATCCGAGTGGCCGAGGAGGCCCATTTTAAAGGGTATCTTTACGCCGCCTAGAATAAGGTCTCTTCCCTCAATAAGCTTGTGAACATCATAGCCGATTCCTGCTCTCATAATTGTTTCTCCTTTAAGATGGCTTCTGCAAAGAGAAGGTCTTCCGGTGTGGTGATCTTGATATTATCGTAGGAGCCCATGACTATTCTCACTTCTTTGCCCAGAATTTCCACGAGAGATGCATCGTCAGTTCCTATAATTCCTTTAAGAAAGGCGTTTTTATAAGCCGCCATGATAAGGTCGTAGCTGAAAGTTTGGGGGGTCTGGGCCAGCCAGAGCTTATTTCTGGGAACCGTTTCAATGACGGAGCCGCCATTAACTTTTTTAACCGTATCTTTTACGGGGACGGCAACAAGCGCCGCGCCATATTCCAGGGCAACATTAACAGACGCTTTCAATATATCACTTTTAATAAAGGGACGGACGCCGTCGTGGACGATGACAATATCTGTTGATGATTCGATGGTTTCAAGGCCCTTTTTTATGGAGTCTTGCCGCTCTGCTCCGCCTTCGGCGATGCTGACTACCTTGCTAATACCGTAGTTGCTGACAAGCTCACGTGAGAAAGGAATTTCTGCGGCAGGGGAAACAAGAATAATGTCATCCACAAAAGAGGCTTCCTGAAAGACTTGCAGGGTATGAGCAATAATCGGCCTGGAGGCAATTTCAAGGTACTGCTTGCTCTTATTTCCTCCCATTCTTTTTCCCGAGCCTGCGGCAGGTATGACGGCTGTTACATGTGGCATAAGATCAAAGAAAAAGCCCAGGGTTTTCCCGGGCTTTAGATTAAAGATATGATTATCTGAGTTAGTTGTCGAAGACCTTTGTTATGTTATTTAAAACGGTATCAACCTGGTCATTGGTGGCCAGTGCTATTTCCTGGGAAAGGAGATGCTTTACATTGTCCAGCATCTTTCTTTCGCCGAATGAAAGGCCCTTTTCATTTTTCAGGTTCATCAGGTCTCTCATTACTTCTGCAATGTCGTTTGGCTGGCCTACCTTGATCTTTTCTGAATATTCCCTGAAGCGCTTGTTCCAGGTTTTTCCATCCAGTTGGGGGCTCTTTTCCCTGAGAATGTCGAAGACCTGGGTGATCTGGTCTTTGTTAATCAGTTCCCTGATGCCTACCTTGCCAATATTCTCTGTGGGCACCATGATGGTCATATCATTGTCAAAGATCCTCATAATCAGGAATGATTGCTCTTTTCCCAGGATGTTCTTTTTTTCTACATTTTCAATTACCCCCACGCCGTGAGCCGGATAAACTGCTATATCCC is part of the Deltaproteobacteria bacterium genome and encodes:
- the ispD gene encoding 2-C-methyl-D-erythritol 4-phosphate cytidylyltransferase, which encodes MPHVTAVIPAAGSGKRMGGNKSKQYLEIASRPIIAHTLQVFQEASFVDDIILVSPAAEIPFSRELVSNYGISKVVSIAEGGAERQDSIKKGLETIESSTDIVIVHDGVRPFIKSDILKASVNVALEYGAALVAVPVKDTVKKVNGGSVIETVPRNKLWLAQTPQTFSYDLIMAAYKNAFLKGIIGTDDASLVEILGKEVRIVMGSYDNIKITTPEDLLFAEAILKEKQL
- a CDS encoding CarD family transcriptional regulator — its product is MLKTFNTGDIAVYPAHGVGVIENVEKKNILGKEQSFLIMRIFDNDMTIMVPTENIGKVGIRELINKDQITQVFDILREKSPQLDGKTWNKRFREYSEKIKVGQPNDIAEVMRDLMNLKNEKGLSFGERKMLDNVKHLLSQEIALATNDQVDTVLNNITKVFDN
- the ispF gene encoding 2-C-methyl-D-erythritol 2,4-cyclodiphosphate synthase, which gives rise to MMRAGIGYDVHKLIEGRDLILGGVKIPFKMGLLGHSDADVLLHAICDALLGAAGEGDLGRHFPDNDPKYKGISSIKLLEEVKMLLKSKGYSLGNLDASIICQKPKLSPHIRRMVENIALALESEPDRINVKATTTEELGFAGRGEGIAAYCVVIIEKN